The sequence below is a genomic window from Mauremys mutica isolate MM-2020 ecotype Southern chromosome 23, ASM2049712v1, whole genome shotgun sequence.
ACATGGGAAATCACATGTGGTGAGTGGGTGTAAAGTCTGTGTGTGTGGTGAACAAACAGACAGCATCTgaaacacctcccccctccctttttttccttcttctttctaTACAGCCAAGTATCCAGGGCTGTTTCTCCCACCACCACATCTCAGATACAAGCCAGGAAGAAGCGGAGAGGGGTGAGTAGCATTTATGCTACAAAATCTAACAGCCATATTGTGCCCGTCAGTGGCACGCACAGATTGAGGACATGTGAAAGCTGTTAGGTTTTTAACGCCCATTACTGAGTAAGCTATATTTCAGCAAAGAAATGGACCGTTTTAACCCTTCTGTCTCATGGATCTGTGTTGTTAACGAGGGTGAGCTCCATATCCCAAGGGGGAAGCAGTGTTAGAACAGTATAGGAAAGACGATCCTGGGCTGCTGGCTTCTGTTTCCAACGCTACAACACCAGGGATGGGCTCTTCTGGGGGCTGGAGAGGCTCCAGGCATAACTTAGCTTTGGTGGCCTGTCTAAGTCACAGCAtcctccctgagctgcccccCTGGACCACCGCACTGGCTGGAATCTCCGTAGGGCTGCATGATGCTGCCCTATATCGAGCGTGTCCCCTGTGATGGGCCTTGTGACAGGCTCCTCTGAAGGTAGCCCAACAACCGTTCTCCACCCTGCCTTCACTGGGGAACTCGTCCTCAGCGGCAACTGGGGTTTGTTGGGCCCTTTTATCCTCCCTCTGGGTTGGGCTCCCACCCCAAGTGttgttgggcaagtcatttaacacacaccccgtgcctcagtttctccattggtAACACtgatttatttcatttgattAAAATCTAAAACTGTAGATATTAAAGGGGATATTAAAAATGAGGGACAATCTTACCCCATGGAGGGCTATGAGGCTCCATTAACCAATGCTTGTTAAAGAATTTGAGATCCCTAGATGGAAGGCATTCTAGAAATGGGAAGGAGAAGtctaaaaatgattaggggctacGGGGCCCAGCTACGCTCCCCTGAATGGAATTCTTTCGTAGATCATTGAGAAGCGGCGCCGGGACCGTATTAACAGCAGCCTGTCTGAACTGAGGCGTTTAGTCCCTACTGCCTTTGAGAAGCAGGTACGTGCAGAATGTTAGACGTGACCATTTCCTACCGTTTTAAGAAAGGCaatggtgtccctcgcctctgtttgccagaagctgggaatgggtgacagaggatggatcacttgctgatttcctgttctgttcattccctctggggcacctggcactggccactgtcggaagacaggacactgggctagatggacccttggtctgacctaCTAGggatgttcttatgttaaagGAAAGACCTTCTGGTGCTTATGAACAAACATACATAGAGGGGTCGTATCAGCAGAGTAAATTACCTTCAGGCAGTCCAAAGCAGGGTTGTGGTTCAATGGTTGGGGGGTATCTTGCTTTTACAGCAATTCCACATTAGGCGTTAATTTAATTAGCTCCCATTAGCTGAGCAGGGTTTGGACAGTGGTCAGTGCTTGGATGGAAAATCTGAAGAGCACCAGCTGGTGCTGTAGAAAGATGCTGGAGATGGAGTAGGGAGCATTCTTCTCTCTGTCGTCAATGCTGCCCTAATGCTGAAGCAGTTGCTGTCTTTTGTATGAGATCTAAAAACAAGGTCCTGCCCATTCACTGTGAAAAGATCTCCTGAAATCCAAGCCACGTGTCCGGCATATGTGATTGTTGCTTCTTTTTGTCCCCTGTTTGTCTAAAGGTCCCAAACCTCTCAGGGTACGTTTCCCAGTTGGGGTGTTAAATCCAAGAGTCATGCTCAAATTGTAACTTGGGTAATGCCATTCTGTTTTCCTAAATTCCTTCTGCAACTACATTTGGAGATATTATTCTTCATTGGCCCAGCTTAAAAGTGTAACGCAATGTCAATGGCGCACAACGACTgctgcattccaccccagaggtggctgcatttcactgatgGGTAATTGTTAACTACAGTCTGTAGATCCTTTTAGGATTCTTCAAGATTGAAAACCTTATAAACGCTCTAAATTATTATCACCCCAGAGGATAAGTAGGTGGTAAAATAGGGTGGTAATAAATCTTCCAGGAAATCTTATGGAGGATAAAAGACATTTTGCAGCAGCAGGGATGAATGGAAATGGGGATTTTCAGTTTGCTTCACAGTATCTTTTGAGGGAAGATCCATTTTCCTTACCACTTGATTCGAGATGAGTCTGAATCCAAACCCTGAATCTGTTCATCTGCCCATTTCTGGAAAGTTCAGGCCCCCTTGAAGCTGGCTCCCTTAATGAGATGGAAACCTAGATTTTAAAATGGTGGATTGATAGTCTCtttttctctgcccctccctgctttCAATACACAGGGCTCCTCCAAGCTGGAGAAGGCAGAGATCCTGCAAATGACAGTGGACCATTTAAAAATGCTTCATGCCACTGGAGGAACAGGTGAGAACTGCTTCTGTAAACGTGTGTAttgagggtgaaatcttggctgtattgaaagcaacggcaaacctCCCACTGACCCCCAGGGGGACAGGATTTCTTCTGAGGGGAGGAAAATTCACCCTTGGCTCCGAGAGCAGCGTCCCGTTGTTTACTCCAGAAATCATTAATACTAAGGTTATAGAAAATATTTGTGTTTGCTTTTGAAAGGAAGCGGCTCTCCCATGGGGAGGCTTTCCACTTCCTGTGCTACTATTTGTGCTCCTGCATATGGGTCAGGATCTCACATGTAGGCCTTGGCAGACTGAGGTGTGCCACACGGCATGTCTTGTGTAACCACAGAAAAGGCAGCCAACTCCCAGAACAGCGACAGCTCCGCACACAGACCCGGGCAAGGCTACACACTTAGTCATGCTCGCCCATGGACCTGGCTTCCAAACCCAAGTCTGCCTCCTCCGCATCCCATCGGGATATGTTTCCTGGCACTGCCTGGAGTCTGGTTAGTGACTCTGCATAGAAAcatgactccccccccccccgccaactaACAGTTTGTAAAACCCAAGGGGATACACATCCTCCGCAGGAGCAAAGTTTCCATTCTCCGCTTGCCCAGCGACTCTGGCGGGGATCTCAGTTTCAACACAGTAATCCTCTGACTCGGCTAAAACACAGTTCTGTCTCGCTGGGGAGATGGGACCAGACTGTGGACTTTAGCAGAGTTACATCATGGTCTAGGAAGATTGTTTAAATACTCAGCATGGCTATGCTGCAAGGCTGAAACATGTTGTCAACAGGGTCCCCAAAATGTGAAGGGGTTCAGTACTTTGTCCATGCTGGTGGCGTTCTCTGGTTTATTGCCCATCCTCTCGGGAAGTCCAGGAAGGAAAGAGACCGAAGGAACAATTGGTAGTTTTATTGTACCTGTGATAGACccggccagttgggtacagcagaaggcagatatactggccactggattaacaggtttctgttccctgactgaccagagcaggggctgctccaggctaatgagaacacctggttctaattaacctgcaaagagtcaggtgaggccattaagctaatgtgaccacctgactctaattaaggccccgctgatactataaaaagggctcactccagtcaggcagaggagagccagggagccagaggagaggaagtgcggctgaaaggctagttaatgaagacaccctcaaaccgtcggtaagggtgaagaagggagaagcaggagagctgtggggaagtggcccagggaaatgtagcaactctggcagtgaaaggtcggctgccaacagctgctgccattagggtccctgggctggaacccagagttcCTCCCAACctaccactacaggaacagctcctgggaggggaagtcaggtccctgtcaggacaggaggctaaactgttctgaaatattcccccagggacaacagagactgtgggagttctctccccaacctccttgcagcctatgatgaaaagggctcagtagactgtaaccctggccctagagagagaagggctacgtggagggtcacagtgagccactgaggctagcgtAAACCGCCTAGGAGTGCAGGACCCACGGGGGCAAGGTCGGAGCTTTGCCACATACCTCACTGATTGTCTCCACAATCCAAGGCTTTGGGCCCTCTAGAGACAATAGTCTTGGGTCTGAGACTGTCTTATGTCCTTCAGTTGGACATCTGGTTAAATAAAATCTGAGTAACAGAGTCAAACAGTTGTCTCGAAACACAGGGAGGGGCTATTAAGCTGTCCATTGAGAAGTAGAAACCCCACAACCTGCTGTTCTAGGAATGGCCATCCCGGAAGACACCCAGAGTATTGCCTCCAGTAACAGCCAGTGACAGAATCCAAAGGAAATTACTTCCTGATCCCAGCTGGTgatcagtttatgccctgaacCAAGAACATTGATGGCCCTGATCATTTTATCCTAGCTAgagtaactgcagatgctagtcttATTCATGTAAAGTCACATTCTTTTTTCAAGCATACTTGGCTATTTGCTTCAATAATATCATGGGGCGGCAAAGTCCTCAGGTCAAATACACAATTACATTAAAATGGGTAGTGCTATCAGATGCCTGTGCTCTTGGTGGACATGATGCTTTATCTGTCTTTTTTTTCACAGGGTTCTTAGATGCCCGTGCCCTGGCTGTGGATTACAGGAGTATCGGCTTCCGTGAATGCCTCACTGAAGTTGTCAGATACCTTGGTATCCTTGAGGGACAAAACGGTGCTGATCCTATCCGGCTACGACTCCTCTCCCACCTGAATAATTACGTTGCTGAAATGGAGCCTTCGCCCATAGCCACTTCCCTTCTGCCCTTTCAAATGTGGCCCTGGTCATTCCTCCACAATTCCACAGCCCCCGCCAACCAAGTACTAATACCCAGGAGGGAGGCTGTCCCGGGTCTAGCTGTCTTGACTGCTTCCCCCGTGGCTTATCCAAGTACCACCATGAGAAGAGCTCCCGTTCGCCGAATTCCTAGTGCCATCATGCCAGCCCGCCGAAACTTCCTTTCCAATAGGATGGCCTCTTCATCCCGGAGGGCTAGACCCACAGTGAGATCAACAATCCCAGGTGCCATGTCCAGTGTGCCATCACCGGGTGGTGCCCTGAGAGATGCCACCTCTAGAAGCAGCCAGATTGCAACGTTCCTGCTCTCCTCCACCTCTGCTGGAGTTCCCGTACCACCTGCTTCTTACACAGTTCCTCCTGCTTTGAATGCTTCTCCCCAGGGGCCAGGCAACCGAAGTGGGACTTCCAGACTCTGCCGCTCCTGGGCTACTGAAATTGGGGCTTTCTGATCCCTCCCTGACAAAATCCTAACGGAGACAAAAATCATCAGCAGCCATTGCTCAAAAAGTACGCTCCGATGAACAGCTTCTTTCCTGCTTTGCAGAAATAAAGGATCGATAAAGGATCCTCTCCTCACCTTGCCATCCCTTCTTATTCCTCACGtcatcttccctccctccccatcactCTGTCTCCCTCTTTCCCATTTCAGGTTTGCAGATTTTGTATTGAACTGAATGTATTTGTCTGTGTACAACTCCACTAAAGGTTGTGGGTGAGGTTTATCCTAATTCAGATCTTTCCCTTCTCCAGCCCAGGCCCTGGTAGAGCTGAATGTTGCAGTTTGGAGAATGTAAACCAGCCTTGGCACTGATTTGACTTTGCTGGAGACACAGAGCTCCCAAGCAGTGACACTTTCTACcacttgtatgcagtgttgttgtagccatgtaggTCCCAGGATGTTAGCAAGTCAAGGTGTGGgaaggaatatcttttattggaccaacttctgctgtgaCCAAGAAAGCTTTCCATCCTatacagagctcctcttcaggccAGCCCTGACGACGAATTCTGTgtcagctcaaaagcttgtctctctcaccagcagaagttggtccaataaaacatattcccTCCCACACCTTGACTTTCCAACACTGACTTCCTCCCAGCTTCAGCATGTTGTTTGACATGGTCTAAGTGAGGAGAGACGTGCTGGCGAGTAATAGAGATGACCCACCACACGCACACAAACTGTCCTTTGATAACTGAACTCAACCCCCCTCAGGATTGCTGTGAACAGTCAGGACAGTTGGGAGGTTCCTCTCCGTTGGCCAACGCCATTCTCTTGAGCTCTAAAAATGGAGAGCTTGACACTGTGTGTAACAGGCTCATTCGAAACACATAAC
It includes:
- the HEYL gene encoding hairy/enhancer-of-split related with YRPW motif-like protein, whose amino-acid sequence is MKRLSEETWSGFESDGTIDVGKEEEYSQVSRAVSPTTTSQIQARKKRRGIIEKRRRDRINSSLSELRRLVPTAFEKQGSSKLEKAEILQMTVDHLKMLHATGGTGFLDARALAVDYRSIGFRECLTEVVRYLGILEGQNGADPIRLRLLSHLNNYVAEMEPSPIATSLLPFQMWPWSFLHNSTAPANQVLIPRREAVPGLAVLTASPVAYPSTTMRRAPVRRIPSAIMPARRNFLSNRMASSSRRARPTVRSTIPGAMSSVPSPGGALRDATSRSSQIATFLLSSTSAGVPVPPASYTVPPALNASPQGPGNRSGTSRLCRSWATEIGAF